In Gemmatimonadota bacterium, the genomic window GGTGGACCACCTGGACGAGATCCTGGAAATAGACGGGATCGACATGATCCAGTGGGGACCGGCCGATTATTCCGTGAACGTAGGCAAGATCGGCCAGCGCGAAGCGGTAAAATCCGTCGAACGCGTGGTCATCGACAAATCCCTGGCCGCGGGCAGGAACCCCCGCGCGGAAATCAACACCGCGGACGAGGCCCGGTACTATCTCGATCTCGGCGTGCGCCACTTCTGCATCGGCACGGACGTGCACGTGCTGCACGGTTACTGGCGGCGTGAAGGCGACGATATGCGCAAGGCGCTCGACGGGTCGTGACGGGCGACCATGACCATGGCCAACCCGCGCCGGCCGAGACCATGATGTCCCGCCCAAACATCCTCTACGTATTCGACGATCAGCACCGGTACTCCGCCATGGGTACCAGCGGCAACCCCGTCGTGCAAACGCCGAACCTGGACCGATTCGCGTCCGAAGGCATGGTGCTGGACCAGGTGCATTCCAGCTGTCCAATCTGCTCGCCCTACCGCGGCCAGCTCATGACCGGCCGGTACTCGCACGTCAACGGGGTCATGGACAACGAGTACCTCCTTCACGGGAACCAGGACTTCCTGCCGGCCGTACTCGGAGACCATGGCTACCGCACGGCCTACATCGGCAAGTGGCACCTGGGCTACGGTCCCTATGGCGAGGACGGCCGATACGGCTTCGATTACATGGCCGCCTACGACTGCAATCACGATTATTACGACGTGTCCTATCATGAGAACGAGCAGGGTCCCATCGACATGGCGGGATGGGCGCCGGAAACGGAAACCTCACTGGCGATCCGGTTCATGGAGGAACATGCCAGGGAACATGCCGGCCGGCCCTTCGCCCTCGTGCTGAGCTGGGGACCGCCCCACTGGCCCTACGATGCGTATCCGGCCGAGTACGACCTCTACGACCCGGACAAGGTGGATCTGCCGCCCAACGTACCGGAGCAGTTCGCCGCCTTCGCCCGGCGGGAGATCGCCCACTACTACGGCAACGTGACCGCATTGGACGACCAGTTCGGCCGGCTGGACAAAGCGCTGGAACGGCTGGGCATCCGGGACGACACCCTGGTGGTCTTCACCTCGGACCACGGAGACCACCTCAGCAGCCACGGCTACGGAAAGCCCATGGACCGCTGGATGCATCCTTCCTTCCGCGCCTCGAAGGCGACGCCGTACGAGGAATCGATCCATGTGCCCTTCATCGCCCGGAAGCCGGGCAGGATCGCACCCGGGACGAGGAGCGACGCCCTGGTAAGCAGCGTGGACATGATGCCCACGCTGCTCGGCATGTCCGGCGTACCGGTGCCCGACGGCGTGCAGGGCACGGATCACTCGCACGTGCTGACCGGCATTCCGGGACCGCGCAGCGATTCGGTCTATCTGCAGATCCTTGGACCCGGCTGGCCGCACCGGGGCGAATGGGTCGGCTTCTGGCGCGGGATCCGGACGGACCGATGGGTCTATGCGCGCTGGCACGAGAATCAACGGGACACGCTGCTCTTCGACCGGCAGGACGATCCCTTCGAGATGAAAAACCTGGCCGGTGTCCCAGATTTTCGGGGGATTCAGGACGAGTGTGAAGCACGGCTACAACGCTGGATGGACGAGACCGGTGATCCCTTCGACACCGGGCCCCGCGACCCGGTGACCGGTATGCTGCGGCTGGGACAGCGGTTTAATCACGAAATGTATGCGCAAGGGGGACCGGCAAGATGACGATTTCCTGCTGCACCTGGGCCTTAAATGGACCGGAAGCGGACGCTTTGACGGCGATTGCCGGGACGGGACTGCGCCAAATCGACCACCGTCCCTTCGACTTCAGGTCCGCCGAATCCCGGCGGCTGATCTCGGACCTGGAGCTCACGCCGGCGTGCATGGCTACAGGTTTCGGTATGCCGGAGCACGCGGCGCTCGACGCGGCCGATGCCGACGCGCGCGACGCGGCCATCGAACACACCCGCCGGGCCCTCGAATACGCCCACGAGACCGGCATCCGAAGGGCCTACGTGCTGCCCGGAGAAATCGGCGACGCGGAGTCGCTGAACCGGTACGGGGAGTCCGTGACCGGCCTCGCCGGCGTCGCGGCCGGGTACGGCATCAAGCTGTGCATCGAGCATTTTCCGGGGAAGGCCCTG contains:
- a CDS encoding sulfatase, producing MTGDHDHGQPAPAETMMSRPNILYVFDDQHRYSAMGTSGNPVVQTPNLDRFASEGMVLDQVHSSCPICSPYRGQLMTGRYSHVNGVMDNEYLLHGNQDFLPAVLGDHGYRTAYIGKWHLGYGPYGEDGRYGFDYMAAYDCNHDYYDVSYHENEQGPIDMAGWAPETETSLAIRFMEEHAREHAGRPFALVLSWGPPHWPYDAYPAEYDLYDPDKVDLPPNVPEQFAAFARREIAHYYGNVTALDDQFGRLDKALERLGIRDDTLVVFTSDHGDHLSSHGYGKPMDRWMHPSFRASKATPYEESIHVPFIARKPGRIAPGTRSDALVSSVDMMPTLLGMSGVPVPDGVQGTDHSHVLTGIPGPRSDSVYLQILGPGWPHRGEWVGFWRGIRTDRWVYARWHENQRDTLLFDRQDDPFEMKNLAGVPDFRGIQDECEARLQRWMDETGDPFDTGPRDPVTGMLRLGQRFNHEMYAQGGPAR
- a CDS encoding sugar phosphate isomerase/epimerase, which produces MTISCCTWALNGPEADALTAIAGTGLRQIDHRPFDFRSAESRRLISDLELTPACMATGFGMPEHAALDAADADARDAAIEHTRRALEYAHETGIRRAYVLPGEIGDAESLNRYGESVTGLAGVAAGYGIKLCIEHFPGKALATVRDTLDYIAKLGHDNLYLLFDIGHAQISKEDPADSVAAAGDRLGYFHLDDNDGVSDLHWALCDGVLTRDVLKRTLATLDHIGYDGPVSLEMNPGLPDPLAAIESGFRLVRVL